A single region of the Ignavibacteriota bacterium genome encodes:
- the bcp gene encoding thioredoxin-dependent thiol peroxidase translates to MKLKIGDKAPDFSLPDAHGNIVSLKDFKGKKLVLYFYPKDDTPGCTKESCSFRDNLARVKSKGAEIVGMSADSVKSHAKFAEKYELPFTLLSDENKEVINAYDVWQQKSFMGKKYMGIVRTTFIIDEKGKIAHIFENVKVANHTEEVLELL, encoded by the coding sequence GTGAAATTAAAGATTGGAGATAAAGCCCCCGATTTTTCTTTGCCCGATGCTCACGGCAACATCGTCTCCCTGAAAGATTTCAAGGGGAAGAAACTCGTTCTGTATTTTTATCCGAAAGATGATACGCCCGGATGTACGAAGGAATCGTGTTCATTTCGGGATAATCTTGCGCGTGTGAAATCAAAAGGAGCGGAGATTGTCGGCATGAGCGCAGACTCAGTGAAGTCGCACGCGAAGTTTGCCGAGAAATACGAACTGCCGTTCACCTTGCTAAGTGATGAGAACAAAGAAGTCATCAACGCATACGATGTTTGGCAACAGAAATCGTTCATGGGAAAGAAATATATGGGTATCGTGCGAACGACATTCATCATTGATGAAAAAGGAAAGATTGCTCACATCTTTGAAAACGTGAAAGTTGCAAATCATACAGAAGAAGTTTTAGAGTTACTCTGA
- a CDS encoding toll/interleukin-1 receptor domain-containing protein, with the protein MNKRKHRLKIFLSYSSNDKSEAGFLKQILQQRFDVELFSSEMLSAGEDWRTRLKNELNICDFFIVLLSPNSLSSEWLLQELGAAWVLDKHIIPIITKKEIINRLPFDLNEYKMITFNEIKGPQSFDRYFQPNKSLIAA; encoded by the coding sequence ATGAATAAAAGAAAACATAGACTCAAGATATTTTTAAGTTATAGCTCGAATGATAAATCGGAAGCGGGTTTTCTTAAACAAATTTTACAACAACGATTTGATGTAGAACTATTTTCATCTGAAATGTTAAGCGCAGGTGAAGATTGGAGAACCCGATTAAAAAATGAACTAAATATTTGTGATTTCTTTATCGTGTTGCTAAGTCCGAATTCGCTCTCCTCTGAATGGCTACTTCAAGAACTAGGTGCTGCTTGGGTTCTTGATAAACACATTATTCCTATTATCACGAAAAAAGAAATTATCAACAGACTACCCTTTGACTTGAATGAATATAAAATGATAACATTCAATGAAATAAAAGGTCCACAATCTTTTGATCGTTATTTTCAGCCCAATAAATCATTGATAGCAGCATAA